The Syntrophotalea acetylenivorans genome contains the following window.
CTCTGGCCCATGAGCTCCTTTATCAATCCAAGAGTCTCGCCGAGATCAGCCTAAAAGACTATGTGGAAAGTTTGGTCAGTCAGCTGCGGCAAGTATTTCAGGGACCCGAGCAGCAGATAGAGTGTCGGTCGGTTATCGGGGATATCTCCCTCGATATTGCCCAGGTGATTCCTTGTGGTTTGTTGATTACCGAGTTGCTGTCCAATGCCTACAAACATGCCTTCACTGATGGTAGCAACGGAACCATTATCGTCTCGATGATGAAATCTGGCAGGCAATTGAGTCTGTCCGTGGCGGACGACGGCGTGGGCCTGCCCGCGGACCTTGATTGTCGCCACACCGCGACCCTCGGCCTGCAACTGGTGACGGCATTGACAAATCAACTCAACGGCACTCTTGAAGTGAAAAGAGACGGTGGAACCCTGTTTCGGGTGACTTTTGCTTCTGAAGTGGCGAGCGCTCAGCAAAGGACTCACCAGGACTCGGAACGGCTGGTTTAAGGAGTTAGGCGGTCTTGATAGGTAAAATTCTGATTGTTGAAGATGAGGCCCTGATCGCTCTCAATATCGAGAGACAGCTAGGCAGCCTGGGCCACGAGGTCTGTGGCGTCGTTGCCTCTGGTGAAGAAGCCCTGGATCAGGCCGCCACCCTGAAGCCCGATCTGGTGCTGATGGATATTCATCTGGCCGGTGCCATGGACGGTATCGAAGCGGCCGCCCTGATCCGTGAAAGGTTCGCGATTCCATCCGTTTATCTGACCGCGCATACTGATGAGGCGACTTTGGCCCGGGCAAGGCAAACTGACCCCTACGGGTTTTTGCTCAAGCCTTTTCAAGAGATCGATTTGCGCATCGGCCTGGATATGGCCTTGCACCGCCGGGCCACTGAATTGCGGGCCAGAGAGAGCGAGGAAATGTTTCGCTTGGTTGCCGAGGGCATTGATGATGTCTTCTGCCTCACCAGCCCTGACCTGAAGGTCGTTTATTACGTCAGTTCCGCCTACGAGCGGTTGTGGGGGCGTTCGCAGGACAGCCTTTATCAAAAGCCCCTGTCCTTTCTCGATGCTGTTTATGAGGACGACCTGGACCGGGTTGTCGCTGTTTTTGCCCAACCGGGTCGAGAAACCCGCGAATTAGAGTACCGATTAGTTCGTCCAGATGGTTCTATTCGCTGGATCAGGGACCGGCGTTTTCCTGTTTGCGACCAGCAGGGGCGGTGTGTTCGCCTGGCCAGCATTGTTACCGATATTACCGAACACCGGCTTGCTCGAGAAGAATTGCTGGAGCTTAATAAGCAGCTGCAGCAACAGGCCACCCACGATATGTTGACAGGTTTGCCCAACCGGCGATTGTTTATTGACCGGCTCGAACAGGCGTTGGCCCATGCTCGGCGATTTGGCGGCCGGGTCGGCATGCTGTTTATTGATTTAGATGGTTTCAAGGGCATCAACGACCGCTTCGGACATCAGGCAGGAGATGAAGCCCTGGTCCTTATCGCCAAGCGAATCAAGCTCTTGCTGCGAGAGGTGGACAGTGCCGCTCGTTTGGGAGGCGATGAATTCGGTATCGTCTTGCCGGATATCGCGTTATTGGAGGATGCCCAATTGGTCGGGGAGAAAGTGTTGCAGGAGGTCCGGAGGCCTTTTTCCCTTCGTTCAGTAAGCTGCACGCTTGGTGCGAGTATCGGTATTACCACCTACCCTGATCTCGGTAAGACTGTTGATGAGTTGATCAGCCGCGCCGACAAGGCCATGTACCAGATCAAGAAACGTGGCAAGGGAGGCGTTTGCGTCTACCAGGGTCTTGAGGGGGGAAAAGGGTCTTAACGGTCAGCGATGGGGAATTTGTTCGTGATAAAAAAAGCGAATGGTACGTTCAATGCGAGCCAGCAGTCGCACATAATTGACGGGTTTGAATACAACATCGAAAAATCCCATACTGAGCAAAGCTGCCTCCTCTTCGGGAGAACTGATGGCCGCAAGGGCGATCACCGGTCGGCTTTGGGTCACAACATTGTTTTGTAAGTTTTGAATTAGCTTTTTGGCGTGTGCCGTATTGCCCGTTGTGCTGAGCAGGATCAGGTGCGGATTTTCCTGCATGGCCAATTTGACGGCGGCCATGGTGGAAGTGGCGAAGAACGGTTGATAGCCGGCATTGCGAAGGTTGGCGCAGACGATTCCGCGATAGAGGTCGTTTTCATCGATAATCAGGACCTTGTTTGGTGCTGAAGCCTTCGTCGGTTCTTCATGCATGTAATACCGCTTGATGGCTTTGAAAATTTCTGTCGGGGTCGCCAGGACCGGTTCGATCCGCAGCGTTGTTTTGAAGGCGATTTTATCGAGCGTGTCAAAATCAAGGGGATTGCTGATGGCCAGCTTTAAGAGGCCGTCTTTAAGTTCAATGGGAAAGATATTTTTCTTAATGGCCATATCGCAGTCGATGACCTGTTGCAGGTTCTCGGGGATGACCGGTGCGGAGATGGTCTGAATGGCGCTGAGGTTGAACTGGCGGGCGAGAATGCAGGCGATGTCCCAGTCGCTGATAGCACCCATATCCTCGAGGATCCGGCCCAGGGCCAATCCCGATTTTTTTTGCGCTTGCAAGGCGGTTTTAAGGACGCTGTCTGTGATGACCCCGGCCTCGACCAGGATTTCTCCGAATCTTTTGCGAATCTGCATGTTCTCCAAGCCTTATCTGTGGTGAATAGATATCTTTTATTAGCACAGTCTAGGTGTGGATAAAAGCCCTTGTTCTGATCAACCGCCCTGGATTTTCAGGTGCTTGGGTTTTTGACGACAGGCGATGAGGGGCAGAAGATTAACCCCTTACAGGAAGTGACGCCCTTTCAATAGCCCGGTAAACGGTTCAACTGGCCAGAACGCTGACGGCATCGTCTTGAAAAGCGTGAGCATAGGGGGGAGCGGCACTGTGATAGTAAAAATGCAGTGCCCGTTCGATCCGGGCTTGTAGCCGAGTGTAGTTAAGAGGTTTGGCAATTACATCAAAGAAACCGAGCCGCAACAGAAAGGCTTCCTCGTCAGGGGTATTGTTCGCCGTCAGGGCAATAATAGGACAACTGCTGGTATAGCTGTTTTGCTGAAGCTGTTCAAAGATCATCTGGCTACTGACCGTTTTCATGCAGGTGTCTACCAGGATAAGTCGCGGAGTGGTTTGTTGCGCGATGTGAATGGCCTCTTCCACGGTCACCGTCAAGAGGGGCAAATAGCCATTCCGCTTAAGGTTGTTGCAGATTGTGGTGCGGAACAGGTCGTGATCATCGATGATCAGCAGATAGGTGCCGGAGGAAGCGTCCGCCTCGGGTTCTTTCAGATAAAAGCGCTTGATGGCTTTGAAAATGGTGGTCGGGGTGGCTAGAACCGGCCGAATTTGACGGCCGGTCTTGAACGCCAGGCGATCCAGGGTGTTAAAATCAAGGGGATTGCTTACGGCCACTTCAACACCGTCTTTGCAGATTCCCAAGGGAAAGACCATCATTTTAAGAGCGTCGCCGCAATCAATGAGTTCAAGTACCGTTTCAGAAACGGAATCTTCCTGAATAGTGTCGATGACCGGCAGATTGAATTGGCGAGCCAGGATATCGACGATGTCCCTGTCACTGATCAAGCCCAGGTCTTCAAGAATTCGTCCCAGAGCCATGCCATTTTTGATTTGTAGGGAGAGAGCCGCATTCAGGTCTGCCTCGGTAATGACGCCTGCTTGCAGCAGGATTTCACCAAACTTCATACGAGATCGCATCGGTCACTCACTATCAAAAGGAATGTAAAAACAAAAAACTCGGGGCAGCGCCTATCCGGTCTCAATAATGCAAATATGGCACCACGCTAAGGTTTGGATCGCCACGCCAGGATTTAGGCAATTAAAGCCTGTTTTTGACTCGGCGCTCGATGCTATAACAACAGGGTGTAAGGTTTTTCGACGCCTGTTTTTTTGTTTTGCCGGGGAATCGGCTGGATGGATTTTGGTCTGTAAGAAAATTCGACAAGCGTAATGATTTCAGCGCCTTATGTTGGCTCTAATTAGTCCGAGCTCAGAAAAACAGTTCTTCGTAGATGGACTTTCTATGATTTGCCCCCTTTGTGAAAATAAACGAACTCTTCCTTTCTGGCGCGATCAACGTCGCTCCTACATGCGTTGTGACCGGTGCTTTCTGGTGTTCGTTCCAACCGAATATCATCTCTCTCTGGCGGCTGAAAAAGCCGAATATGATCTTCATCGCAACGATCCTGGCGATCCCGGTTATCGAAAATTTTTGCAGCGTTTGTTTGAGCCCCTACGGGAGCGGCTGACTGCGGGGGCGAAAGGACTTGACTTTGGTTCCGGACCGGGACCGACTTTAGCGCCGATGTTCGCTGAGGCCGGATTCGATATGGCAATTTACGATCCTTTCTATGCACCGGACCGTTCCGTTCTGCAAAACCGTTATGACTTCATCTCTTGCAGCGAGGTGCTGGAGCATTTTCATGCTCCCGGACGAGAACTTCAGTTCCTTTGGGAATTGCTTGCTGTCGAAGGTTGGTTGGGCGTCATGACCAAGCTGGTGATTGACCAACAGGCCTTCTCACGCTGGCACTACAAAAACGATCCTACCCATGTTGCCTTTTTTAGTCGGGAAACCTTTGTTTATCTTGCTCGTAAGTTGAATGCCCGCCTTGAATTGATTGCGCCTGACGTTATTCTGCTGCAAAAAACCTCGTAATATCGCTATTCCATTGCTGCTAAAACATATAGAAAATTTGGGCCATAAGCAAAAATCAGGTTGTTTTATCAAAAAAGTATGGAGCATGACTCGTTAAACAGTTTCGGAGGTGTGGTAGTTTGCTGAAATGACGAAGGGCGCCTCTTCTTGTTATGGAAGAAACGCCCTTTTGGTTTGGCCGGCCCTGTCGGTTCTAAGTTTTGAGTATTGCGCGTGAAAGGGAAGGTCGTGCTCTCAGTGAGCTATTTCTTTTCAAAATCGGCGAAAGCGGTTGTTTTATAATGGCCTTCGCTTACATATCGCAATAGTTTCCGTAATCGATTGGTGGGAATATATCCTTTTACGTCAATTATCGGTTTGCCGTGATTATCCAGAAACAGGGTGGTGGGAGTGTAGTTGATCAGAAAGTCCTCTTTCAGTTTCTTTTCTTGGCTGATATCGACCTCCACCAGAAGAAACTGTTCGTTCAGAAGTGAGATAATTTCCTTATTCTGAAAAACCTTGCGTTCCATCTCGGTGCATTGGTAACACCAGGGGCTGGTAAAAAAGATGAATAGAGGCCTTTGGGAGTCTTTGCTTTGTTGCAGTGCGGTTTCATAGTCCCGATAAATCAGTTTGTCGGCAGCGTCTAGGAACGATGGACATCCCAACCACAAACAGGCTGCCAACGCGATGCAGATCGGCAGGAAGAAAATCGATTTTGCCGTCCGATCGGCTCGAAAACAAAGAGGAAACTTTTGAAGGAAGCATCCCGACCTAGTCGGGATGCTTGAACTTCTCTCCCCCAAAACGGCGCTTTTGTCGGAGCACAGATCGTTCATGGGATCAGGGCGCCTTCTTTTCGTACGTGTCGAAGGTCATGATCTTGTATTTCCCCTCCGCCACATACTTCAACATGCGTTCAAAGCGTGATTTTTTTATCACATCTTTTTCCCGCAACACCGTCGATCCGTCGGGAGCGATAAAGACATGGGTGGGCGTGTAATCAACCTCGAACAGCTTTGCCGTCTGCTTTTCTTTGTCCAAATCGACTTCGACGGGAATAAAATGCTGGTCGATGAAACTTATGACTTTTGAATCCTTGTAAACCTTGCGCTCCATGTTCTTGCATCGATAGCAATACGGCAGATGGAAAAATAGGAGGATGGGCTTTTTAAGCTCCCGCTGTTTTTCCAGCCCCTGTTCATAGGTCAGCCAATGCACACCATGTTCGCCGGCCGTGACTGGAGCAGCAAAATGCGTCATCGTCACGATGGCTGCCAGAGCGATAAGTATGAGCTTGATACCTTTCATGGGATCCTCCCTTATGCGCGGTTACTGGTTACTTAGAAACGGTAGCTTACCTGGACATTAAATGTATCCATGGTATGAGACACTTTGGAGCCGGAAAATGGATTCGATGGACCGGGAGCGCCGTCGTTGGTTTCGGTATTTGTGAAGGCATGTTCGTAAGCGAAATCCAAGTCCCAATTCGTCCAGCTGTAGGTGAATCCCATAGTGGCGTGGTGTTCGACAAGAGCCGGAAAGATCGGGCTCAGGTTTACATTGGTGACCGGAGTGTTGCCGTAATTATAACCCGCGCGGACTTTGAAGGATTCGGTTACTTCGTACTCAGCTCCGATGGCCACCACGTATTGATCGTCCCAGTCCATCTCAAAGGGAATTTCCAACGGCGACGCCCCGTCAACATCCGGGTCACTGGCGGTAACCGTAACCGTCTTGATGGCGGAGCTCCAATTGATCCAGCTCAGGTCCATGGCCAGCAGCAATTTGGGGGTGGCCCGGTAGGCCGCGCCCAATTCGACCTGCCGGGGCCAGGTGAAACCATCCATTTTCACGTCATCGTATTTTACCCCCGATGCGGTTGTGAGCTCGCCATCTTCAAAATCGATAGAACTTTCGGAGGTGTACGTGGCGCCAACCGACCATTTGTCGTTGATCTGATAGTTGATCCCGAAGCGGCCCGAGAAGGTGAAGCTGCTCAGATCTTCCACCTTGTGCCCTATGGTGTTGGGGAAAAAGTCATATTTAATGCTGGCATAACCAGCATACAAGCTGGCTCCCATGGTCAGTTTATCGCTGACATTATAGGCCACGGTGGGAGAAAGTCTGACAAATCCAATCTCGGACATGAGATCGTCCTTCATGCCGGCCATCATTGGATTTGGATGTGTCGGCATAACTTCTACGTTCTGAAAATCAACGCCCATGCCGCCCTGCGCGAAGACGCCGATACCGGCGGACCAGCGGCTGGTCCCGAGGCGTTGGGCGTAACCGATGAAAGGAACCGGGAACATCTGAAATTCATTGTCGACGTTGCTTCCGCCGGCAGGCTGGTCTTCCATGTCGGGAAACATCAACGCGCTGCCCACGGTAATCACGCGATTACAGGTCGTCGCCAACTGCGCCGGATTTCCCGCAATGGCCGTGCAGCCCGCGGGAACCGCCACATCCGCGCCGCCCATGCCGGCAGAGACCGCGCCCGTCCCGATCATGTTCATTCCGTTGGTCGCCCAGCCGGTCAGCGGCGTAAAGAGCATCAAAGTTGCTACAATTAAACCAGGAATAACTCTCTTCTTCATAACCCTCCCCCTCCATAGATAGGCTCTAGACTAGCAGAAACAGTCTGCTCGTCTAGAGCCTGTAGATTTCTCTCTTCTATCCCGGGACGAGCCCGTATGACAGAAAACACCTAGTCTGATGTCCTCGAGCAGGCCTGTTGGTTGGGATCTTACCGAAGCTGCAGGTTAAACATCTTTCGATTTGCATTAGCGACGGTCTCCGCTTGCCCGGTTGGAATACCAGCGACAATAAATATCCGGGTGAACCCTTTGTGTTCACCCGGAGCGGTTTTAAATAAACAAGTTGTTATCCGAATGTTCCGAGGCTTCCAGATAGGCGGCTACCCCACCGATTTCTACCCCGTCGATAAGCTCCTCTTTGCGAATGCCCATCAGATCCATGGACATCTGGCAGGCCACTATGTTCACACCGCCTTGAATGGCCATGGTCATCATATCTTCAAGGGCCGGCACGTTATGGTGCTTCATGATGCCGCGAATCATCTTGCCGCCCATACCGCCCATGTTCATGTTGGACAGGGGCAGTTTGACGGAGCCCCGGGGCATCATCCAGCCGAAGGCTTTTTCGATGATGTTTTTACGGAGGCCCTTCACTTTGCCATGTTTTCGTAAGGAATTGAGTCCCCAGAAGGTAAAGAAAAGGGTGACTTTGCGTCCCATGGCCAGGGCGCCGTTGGCGATGATAAAGCTGGCGATGACCTTGTCCAGGTTACCCGAAAAGACGATGATGGTTTTGTCGTTGCCGGCGGTGGCAGGAACCACCCCGGGCTCTTGACCCGCTTTTTCGATAACCGCTTTGACGATACCTTTTTGCACTGAGATATCACGCACCACGTTGCCGGTGCTGCGCGCCCAGGCCGGAGCATCGCTCATAAAACCCGGATCGCTGGCGGTAATCGACAGCGCCTCGCCCGGCTGCAGGACATCCATCTCCTGCTTGAGCCGCATCACCGGGCCGGGGCATTGCAGCCCGCAGGCGTTTACTTCAACAATTTTCGAGGGGGCCTCGTTTGCCGGTTGCACCATGGGAATAACCTTCTGTTCAGTCTGTTGTATGGGAGCGGTCTCTGGGGCCTTGTGCGTGGTCGTCGCCACAAGCCAGGTTTCATAGCCGCCGGACAGGTTGTATATGTTTTCAAAGCCGTTGGCTGCCAATACGCGGATTGCCTGGTAAGCGATGAGCCCGACGCGACAGTAGAGGACGACTTTCTTGTCGCGAGGGATCTCGTTGAGCCGGTCACGCAGTTCGGCCTGCGGGATGTTGACCGAGCCAGGCATCACGCCGCTGGCACATTCCGCCGGTGTGCGTACGTCGAGCAGGTAGTACTCGGAAAGCTCGGCATTCTCAATGTCGGTCCACTTCACGGTTTTGATCAATCCCTCAAGGACGTTCTGGGCGACAAAGCCGGCCATGTTGACCGGATCTTTCGCCGACGAATAGGGCGGTGCATAGGCGTGTTCGATCTCGGTCAGATCGTCTACGGTCATGTTCGCTTTGATGGCCGTGGCGATGACGTCGATGCGTTTGTCGACACCGCTATAGCCGGTGGACTGGGCGCCCAGCACTTTGCCGGTGTCGGGCGAAAAGAGCACCTTGAGGCACATCTTCATCGCGCCGGGGTAGTAGCCGGCGAAGTCGTTGGGGTGGATGATGACTGAATCGAAGGGAATGTCGTGGGCGAGGCAGAGTTTTTCCGAGGCGCCGGTCATGCCTATAGTGAGATCGAACACCTTGGCGATGGCGGTTCCCATGGTGCCGTTGTAGGTGCGAGGCTTTTCACCGTGCATGTTGTCGGCGGCAATGCGCCCCTGTTTGTTGGCCGGTCCGGCCAGGGGGATGGTGGTTTTCTTATTGGTCAGGGGGTGCATGACCTCGATGGCGTCACCCGCGGCAAAGATATCTTCTTTGTTGGTTCTGAGGCTGTCGTCCGCCAGGATATGTCCGCGCTTGCCCAGTTCAATGCCGGACTCCGCGATGAAAGCGGTGTTCGGCTTGACCCCGATGGAAAGCAGGACGAGATCCGCTTCGACTGTTTTGCCGCTGGTCAGTTTGGCGACCACCCCGCCGTTGGCTCCCGGGGTGAATTCGCTGACGCCATCGTCCAGTTGCAGGTCGACGCCGTGCATGGCCACTTCCCGGTGCACCATTGAGGCCATTTCGAAGTCGACAACGTTCATGGCTTGCTTGGCCATTTCCACGACCGTTACGTCAATACCGCGGAATTTGAGGTTCTCCGCCATCTCCAGGCCGATGAATCCGGCACCCACCACCAGGGCTTTTTTGACCTTGCCGTCGTCCACCATGGCGCGGATCTGGTCCGTATCCGGAATGGTCCAGAGGGTGTGAATGGCCGGATGGTCGCTGCCGGGAATGGGCGGTTTTACCGGAGAGCCGCCGGGAGCAAGAAGCAGCTTGTCGTAAGTCTCATCGTACTCACGGCCTGTTTTCAGGTCCTTGGCCTTGACTGTTTTGGTCTCGGGGAGAACGGCCAGCACCTCGTTGGCGGTGCGTACTTCGATGCCCATAAGTTCCCTGAGTGCTTCGGGTGTTTGGACAACAAGCCGCTCCCGTTCCTTTATCTCATCGCCGATGTAATAGGGCAGGCCGCAGTTTGCATAGGAAACATAGTCTCCCCTCTCAAATACGATGATTTCCGCCGCTTCGTCCAGACGTCTGAGCCGGGCTGCCGCGGACATGCCTGCTGCAACGCCACCCACAATCAGATATTTTGCCATTCTGGCCTCCAGTTAAGAGTGTTAAATGTGTTGTGTATTAATCGGCTTGAAGTTTGTCTTGTGTACAATTCGAGATTCACAATATACAAAAAATCATATATATTGCAACATCTATTATATTAAAAAGGGTTATCTGTCAAGAATGGATTTTAAAACTAGCAGGGGCGATGGGTCCTTAGTTGACAAGAGCGGAGCTGCTTAAAACCAGGTCATTGGCTTCTGCGGTCATGTCCAGGTGGGATGGGAGATTAAGAAACAGTCAAGGAAGTTTTTGCAGGAAAATTGATAGCAGGTTTAAACAAAGCGGCGTGAAAAACCAAGCGGCGTGAAAAAAGCCCCTTGTCCTTGTCCATCGTTGATTGTCGGTCTAAGGATTATCTTGAGTCTGCGACTGCTTGAAATGAGGTCCCTGCAAGGGGTTTGTCCAGTGCAGGCATTAAGGGCACATAAAAACGAAAAAAATTAAAATAAAATATTAGCTTGCATGAAGGTCTCGCGTATAATATTTTTAGCGGCTAATAATTGACGGCTAACCTTTTTGCAGTTACTGGAACCTAAGTAACGGGACTAATTGTCTCGTGCTTTTGGGGAGAGAATAGATCGTGAAATCAGTTTTTCATCTCTTTATCATCGTATGTTTACTGTTGTTGAACGCTTGCGGCGACCTTTACCAGGCTGATCTGGAAGCGCCCACCGAGGGAATTACCGCGGGTTTTTTTCAGGCCAGTGACGGTTTGTCGGGTAAAGAGCTGTGGCGAACCGATGGAACTGCCGGCGGCACTTATCGGGTTAGTGATATCAACCCGGGCTCCGATTCTGCGCGGCCGATCAATCTTTTTCTCTATGAGGATTCTCTGCTCTTTGCCGGCAATGATGGGGTTAATGGGTTCGAGTTGTGGTGCAGTGACGGCACCGAGGAGGGGACTCGACTGATCAAAGACATCAATCCCGGCCCGGACAGTTCTTATCCGCTCTTTATGGTCCGCTGTCGTGGTCAAATTTTATTTGCCGCCGATGATGGCGAATCTGGCAAAGAGCTGTGGGTTAGCGATGGAACGGCTCAAGGAACCAACATGGTGCAGGACATTAATCGCGGCAGTGAAGGGGCCAGGCCCTATTACCTCACCCGGGTGGGCGATGAGGTCTTTTTTGCCGCTGATGATGGTATTCATGGAAAAGAGCTGTGGGTTAGCGACGGAACCTCCAAGGGGACCCGTTTGCTGAAAGATATAAATCGCGGCCGTGACAGTTCCTTTCTGGCCCATTTTTCCGAGGTGGATGGATTGCTTTTTTTCCGTGCCGATGACGGGCGCCATGGCCGGGAGCTGTGGGTCAGTGACGGAACGCCGGAGGGTACCCGGATGGTTCGGGATATCAATCCGGGTTCATCGCCGTCGACTTAGCACTATTTGCGTAAGTTGATAATTTCAAGACCAGTTGTTTTCACCTCGAAGCTCTCAGCGATCACCGAGAAAATCCACATCCTTGCGTCTTAGCAATCAAATAATCAGAAGCTTCGGTCCACGGAACGCACGGTATGGTCCGAGGCTTATTCAACGTGGTCCGTGTATTTTGTGGAAAAAGAGGAGTTCTCTGGGGTCATTTTCTTTCCGCTGGAATTTAGTGAATGACCAAATTTTATGGTATGGACCGCTGTTCTACATGAAGAGGCTGAATCTTTGTGCTACTCTTCTCTATTTTGATGGGCAACGTTGCCGCTAATGGGAAGATACTCGAAGTATGAAGCCTGAAAATTGCCAGCGAATAATCTGTCATAATCCCTTTGAATGGTTCGAAATCCATCCCGACGGACAGGTGTTTGCCTGTTGTCCTGCCTGGCTTAAACGATCCTTGGGCAATCTTTTGACCGATGACCTGGATGATATCTGGAATGGTACAACGGCCCGTGACCTGCGGCGCTCAATTCATGACAGTTCCTTTCGCCATTGCAACCGCCGCCGTTGCCCGCGCCTGGTTAACGGTACTGCTCCGGTCGGTAAGCTCGGCGAGTTGGAAAAGGGCGTCTTTCGGGATGTCTTTGAAGCCAAGCAAACCCGGTTGCCCTGGGGGCCACAAAAACTCAACCTGTGTTATGACCGCAGTTGCAATTTGGCCTGCTCAAGCTGCAGATCTGGATTCTATGCAGCCAGTGACGAGGAACAATTCCGCGCAGATTATCTCAGCGATCGGGTGCGGCGAGAGCTAGCTCCCCACGCACGGCAACTGATTATTAGCGGTACAGGAGATCCCTTTGCCAGCTCTTCCTACCGACGTTTATTGGAAGAGTTTGTTCCCCGCGAATACCCTCATCTTGAATCGATTCATTTGCATAGTAATGGTCTGTTGTGGGACTCAGCGGCCTGGCAGTCCATGCAGGCGGCCCAGCCTTTTGTCCGCACGGCGGAAATTTCCATCGATGCAGCCAGCGCGGAAATTTATAGTTTGAATCGCGGAGGGGACTTCGATCTACTGTTGGATAATTTGACCTTCCTGGCCAGATTGCCTATTGCCATTACTCTCAGTTTTGTGGTTCAGCAGAACAACTATCGCGAGATGGCAGATTTTGTGAGTCTGGCTCAGGGTTTTGATTTTGCCGTCTACTTCAGTCAACTGGTTAATTGGGGAACTTTTCGCCGCGAAGAGTTCCTCCGTCGGGCGGTACACTTGCCGGACCATCCGGAACATGCAGCCTTTTGCAGTGTGTTGGGTGAGGTTGCTAAGCAGGAGAGGGTGGATGTAGGAAATTTGCAGTCGGTGTTGAATCGTTAAGGCGAGTAGGGAACATCACTGTTTTCAGGTGAATGTTAAGGACATATTGCGGCAAACAAAAAAGGGACCAGCCATTTGGCTAGTCCCTGATTATTTTTGGTAGCGGGGGCAGGATTTGAACCTGCGACCTTCGGGTTATGAGCCCGACGAGCTACCGAACTGCTCCACCCCGCGTCAACGAGGTGTGAAGATAGCGAATCGGCAGAGGATTGTCAACCCTTCTGGGGATAATTTTTGACAATAGTGAAACTCTGAAGCTTGTCGCCTAAACCGAGGCCTGTTACAATGACGGCGAATTCCTGGTGGAGGTACCCTTGGCCAAACAAACTGCAAAACAACCGTACAATCGCCTGTGCGCCAAGTGCGTCAGGTCCTGCCGTCAGCCGGTCGGAACTCTCCTGATCAGTTGCCCCCGTTATCTGCCCCGCCCCTTCGATATCGAGACCCATCGTTTCGATCAACTCGATCTGTTCGGCAAGCCGAAGAAGTAGTTCTTG
Protein-coding sequences here:
- a CDS encoding diguanylate cyclase domain-containing protein translates to MIGKILIVEDEALIALNIERQLGSLGHEVCGVVASGEEALDQAATLKPDLVLMDIHLAGAMDGIEAAALIRERFAIPSVYLTAHTDEATLARARQTDPYGFLLKPFQEIDLRIGLDMALHRRATELRARESEEMFRLVAEGIDDVFCLTSPDLKVVYYVSSAYERLWGRSQDSLYQKPLSFLDAVYEDDLDRVVAVFAQPGRETRELEYRLVRPDGSIRWIRDRRFPVCDQQGRCVRLASIVTDITEHRLAREELLELNKQLQQQATHDMLTGLPNRRLFIDRLEQALAHARRFGGRVGMLFIDLDGFKGINDRFGHQAGDEALVLIAKRIKLLLREVDSAARLGGDEFGIVLPDIALLEDAQLVGEKVLQEVRRPFSLRSVSCTLGASIGITTYPDLGKTVDELISRADKAMYQIKKRGKGGVCVYQGLEGGKGS
- a CDS encoding OmpP1/FadL family transporter, producing MKKRVIPGLIVATLMLFTPLTGWATNGMNMIGTGAVSAGMGGADVAVPAGCTAIAGNPAQLATTCNRVITVGSALMFPDMEDQPAGGSNVDNEFQMFPVPFIGYAQRLGTSRWSAGIGVFAQGGMGVDFQNVEVMPTHPNPMMAGMKDDLMSEIGFVRLSPTVAYNVSDKLTMGASLYAGYASIKYDFFPNTIGHKVEDLSSFTFSGRFGINYQINDKWSVGATYTSESSIDFEDGELTTASGVKYDDVKMDGFTWPRQVELGAAYRATPKLLLAMDLSWINWSSAIKTVTVTASDPDVDGASPLEIPFEMDWDDQYVVAIGAEYEVTESFKVRAGYNYGNTPVTNVNLSPIFPALVEHHATMGFTYSWTNWDLDFAYEHAFTNTETNDGAPGPSNPFSGSKVSHTMDTFNVQVSYRF
- a CDS encoding response regulator; the encoded protein is MQIRKRFGEILVEAGVITDSVLKTALQAQKKSGLALGRILEDMGAISDWDIACILARQFNLSAIQTISAPVIPENLQQVIDCDMAIKKNIFPIELKDGLLKLAISNPLDFDTLDKIAFKTTLRIEPVLATPTEIFKAIKRYYMHEEPTKASAPNKVLIIDENDLYRGIVCANLRNAGYQPFFATSTMAAVKLAMQENPHLILLSTTGNTAHAKKLIQNLQNNVVTQSRPVIALAAISSPEEEAALLSMGFFDVVFKPVNYVRLLARIERTIRFFYHEQIPHR
- a CDS encoding thioredoxin family protein; translation: MKGIKLILIALAAIVTMTHFAAPVTAGEHGVHWLTYEQGLEKQRELKKPILLFFHLPYCYRCKNMERKVYKDSKVISFIDQHFIPVEVDLDKEKQTAKLFEVDYTPTHVFIAPDGSTVLREKDVIKKSRFERMLKYVAEGKYKIMTFDTYEKKAP
- a CDS encoding response regulator — translated: MKFGEILLQAGVITEADLNAALSLQIKNGMALGRILEDLGLISDRDIVDILARQFNLPVIDTIQEDSVSETVLELIDCGDALKMMVFPLGICKDGVEVAVSNPLDFNTLDRLAFKTGRQIRPVLATPTTIFKAIKRFYLKEPEADASSGTYLLIIDDHDLFRTTICNNLKRNGYLPLLTVTVEEAIHIAQQTTPRLILVDTCMKTVSSQMIFEQLQQNSYTSSCPIIALTANNTPDEEAFLLRLGFFDVIAKPLNYTRLQARIERALHFYYHSAAPPYAHAFQDDAVSVLAS
- a CDS encoding thioredoxin family protein, with the protein product MNDLCSDKSAVLGERSSSIPTRSGCFLQKFPLCFRADRTAKSIFFLPICIALAACLWLGCPSFLDAADKLIYRDYETALQQSKDSQRPLFIFFTSPWCYQCTEMERKVFQNKEIISLLNEQFLLVEVDISQEKKLKEDFLINYTPTTLFLDNHGKPIIDVKGYIPTNRLRKLLRYVSEGHYKTTAFADFEKK
- a CDS encoding class I SAM-dependent methyltransferase, with the protein product MFVPTEYHLSLAAEKAEYDLHRNDPGDPGYRKFLQRLFEPLRERLTAGAKGLDFGSGPGPTLAPMFAEAGFDMAIYDPFYAPDRSVLQNRYDFISCSEVLEHFHAPGRELQFLWELLAVEGWLGVMTKLVIDQQAFSRWHYKNDPTHVAFFSRETFVYLARKLNARLELIAPDVILLQKTS